CTAGAGTCTTATCACCGAGCACGTGTCCGGCGGTTTCAATCCGGCGGTCGCGTTGCGCGTGTCCAGCACCAGCGACGCCTCGGACAGTATGCGCACGTAGTCGAAGGCGCTGTGGTTGGTGACCACGAGCACCAGGTCAAAAGCGCGAACGCTCTGGCTCGCGTCGTATGCGGTCATGACACCGCCGGGCGCTTCGAGCCTCGGCACGTGCGGGTCGGCGAAGAAGACTTCCGCGCCCCGCTCGCGGAGCATGCCGATGATATCAATCGCCGGGGATTCTCGCGTGTCGCTCACATCGGGTTTATAGGCCACGCCCAGGATGAGTATCCGGCTGCCCTTGACGCTTTTGCACCGGTCATTGAGGGCCATTGCCGCTTTCTCGACCACGTAGGAAGGCATGCTCGCATTGATGGCACTCGCGAGTTCGATGAATCGCGCGGTGTAATTCATGCTCTTCATCTTCCACGAAAGATACAAGGGGTCAATCGGTATGCAATGTCCGCCGAGCCCGGGCCCAGGGTAAAACGGCATAAAACCAAACGGCTTTGTCTTCGCCGCCTCGATGACTTCCCAGACGTCCACGCCGAGCCGCCCGCATATCATGGCCAGTTCGTTGACCATGCCGATATTGATGGCGCGGAACGTGTTTTCAAGCAACTTGACCATCTCCGCCGTGCGCGCGTTGGAAACCGGGGCCAGCGTATCCACCGCGTAACGGTACAGGCCTATGGCCTTCTCCGTACAGGCGGGCGTAACGCCGCCGATGACTTTTGGGGTATTGCGCACGCCAAATTGCCGATTGCCGGGGTCCACGCGCTCCGGCGAGAAGGCAAGATAGAAGTCTTTGCCGGCCTTCAGGCCCGTTTCTTCAAGCCGCTGCAGCACCAGTTCGTCCGTGGTGCCCGGATACGTTGTGCTTTCAAGCACGACCAGCATTCCGGGGTGCAGGCGGCATCGAATCTGCTCCACTGCTTCCACG
Above is a genomic segment from Candidatus Hydrogenedentota bacterium containing:
- a CDS encoding nucleotide sugar dehydrogenase; the protein is MHTEQEEALTRAPAHCQIVRSGNARVRREGPSIRVAVMGMGYVGVPLAVEFARGGLDVAGIDTDPEKAAAINAGRSYVLDVSSETIAELVHGGRLRATTDCSVLTEMDAVCICVPTPLRKSQDPDISYIVEAVEQIRCRLHPGMLVVLESTTYPGTTDELVLQRLEETGLKAGKDFYLAFSPERVDPGNRQFGVRNTPKVIGGVTPACTEKAIGLYRYAVDTLAPVSNARTAEMVKLLENTFRAINIGMVNELAMICGRLGVDVWEVIEAAKTKPFGFMPFYPGPGLGGHCIPIDPLYLSWKMKSMNYTARFIELASAINASMPSYVVEKAAMALNDRCKSVKGSRILILGVAYKPDVSDTRESPAIDIIGMLRERGAEVFFADPHVPRLEAPGGVMTAYDASQSVRAFDLVLVVTNHSAFDYVRILSEASLVLDTRNATAGLKPPDTCSVIRL